The Sphingosinithalassobacter sp. CS137 genome includes a region encoding these proteins:
- the nuoK gene encoding NADH-quinone oxidoreductase subunit NuoK, with amino-acid sequence MIGVTHYLVVGAVLFTLGVLGIFLNRKNLIVILMAIELILLSVNLNLVAFSAALGDLVGQVFAMFVLTVAAGEAAIGLAILVIYFRGRGSIAVDDVNRMKG; translated from the coding sequence GTGATCGGAGTCACGCATTATCTGGTCGTGGGGGCCGTCCTGTTCACGCTCGGCGTGCTGGGGATCTTCCTCAACCGCAAGAATCTGATCGTCATCCTGATGGCGATCGAGCTGATCCTGCTCTCGGTGAACCTCAATCTCGTCGCTTTCTCGGCGGCGCTGGGCGATCTGGTCGGACAGGTCTTCGCGATGTTCGTGCTGACGGTCGCGGCGGGCGAGGCGGCGATCGGCCTCGCCATTCTCGTCATCTACTTCCGCGGCCGCGGTTCGATCGCGGTCGACGACGTCAACCGGATGAAGGGGTAA
- a CDS encoding NADH-quinone oxidoreductase subunit J: MIQAIAFYLFAVVVIASAVMVIFSRNPVHSVLWLIMAFFNAAGLMLLVGAEFIAMLLVIVYVGAVAVLFLFVVMMLNIDFAELRAGFVRYAAVGLALAVALVAEIFIAVGAWSVGGIELSRRISPIEAGVPNIEAVGRLLYSRYLFAFEAAGLILLVAMIGAIVLTYRHRGGVTRQNVSRQINRRSKDAIRMAKPPVGKGVDL; encoded by the coding sequence GTGATCCAGGCTATCGCCTTTTATCTCTTCGCCGTCGTGGTGATCGCCTCCGCAGTGATGGTGATCTTCTCGCGCAATCCCGTGCATTCGGTGCTCTGGCTGATCATGGCGTTCTTCAACGCCGCCGGTCTGATGCTGCTCGTCGGCGCGGAGTTCATCGCGATGCTGCTGGTCATCGTCTATGTCGGCGCGGTCGCGGTGCTGTTCCTCTTCGTCGTGATGATGCTCAACATCGATTTCGCGGAGCTGCGCGCCGGATTCGTGCGCTATGCGGCGGTGGGCCTCGCGCTCGCCGTGGCGCTGGTCGCCGAGATCTTCATCGCGGTGGGCGCGTGGAGCGTGGGCGGGATCGAGCTTAGCCGCCGGATCAGCCCGATCGAGGCCGGCGTGCCGAACATCGAGGCGGTCGGGCGGCTGCTCTATTCGCGCTATCTGTTCGCGTTCGAGGCAGCCGGGCTGATCCTGCTGGTCGCGATGATCGGTGCCATCGTGCTCACGTATCGCCATCGCGGTGGCGTGACGCGCCAGAACGTCTCGCGCCAGATCAACCGCCGTTCGAAGGACGCGATCCGCATGGCCAAGCCGCCGGTCGGCAAGGGAGTCGATCTGTGA
- the nuoI gene encoding NADH-quinone oxidoreductase subunit NuoI, which translates to MSFAQTIRSFTLWEFLKAHALTLKYFFKRKATINYPYEKNPVSPRFRGEHALRRYPNGEERCIACKLCEAVCPALAITIESEPRADGSRRTTRYDIDMVKCIYCGLCQEACPVDAIVEGPNFEFATETREELIYHKEKLLANGDRWESVLAANLAADAPYR; encoded by the coding sequence ATGAGTTTCGCCCAGACCATCCGATCCTTCACGCTGTGGGAGTTCCTCAAGGCGCATGCGCTGACCTTGAAGTACTTCTTCAAGCGCAAGGCGACGATCAATTATCCGTACGAGAAGAACCCGGTCTCGCCGCGGTTCCGGGGCGAGCATGCGTTGCGTCGCTATCCCAATGGCGAGGAACGGTGCATCGCGTGCAAACTGTGCGAGGCGGTCTGTCCCGCGCTTGCGATCACCATCGAAAGCGAGCCGCGCGCCGACGGCAGCCGCCGAACCACGCGCTACGACATCGATATGGTGAAGTGCATCTATTGCGGTCTGTGCCAGGAAGCATGTCCGGTGGATGCGATCGTCGAAGGGCCGAACTTCGAATTTGCGACGGAAACCCGCGAGGAGCTGATCTACCATAAGGAAAAGCTGCTCGCGAACGGCGACCGCTGGGAAAGCGTCCTCGCGGCGAACCTTGCCGCCGACGCACCCTATCGGTAA
- the nuoH gene encoding NADH-quinone oxidoreductase subunit NuoH, translating to MTSFFESWGMNYEWAWFVATIVGILVIALPLMLAVAMVIYADRKIWAAIALRKGPNVVGPLGLLQSFADGLKVFLQETIIPTSANKGLFLLAPIITFTVALIVWAVIPFQAGVVLANINVGLLYVLAASSLGVYGVIIAGWSSNSKYPFYSALRAAAQMVSYEVAIGFVLISVVLWSGTFNLTGIVETQRGYYGFINGHGFNPLIFPMAVVFFISALAETARAPFDLTEAESELVAGYQTEYSSMSFALFWLGEYANVLLMCALNAILFWGGYLPPFDWEPLYWVPGIIWLFAKILFFFFLFSWVKATVPRYRYDQLMRLGWKVFLPLSLFFVFLISGFLMLTRVGTECAPSERVYLERVTVHGTTYAADRPQYPTDGICRSTIEPGIVTQ from the coding sequence GTGACCAGCTTCTTCGAATCCTGGGGCATGAACTACGAATGGGCGTGGTTCGTCGCGACCATCGTGGGCATCCTCGTGATCGCGCTGCCGCTGATGCTGGCGGTGGCGATGGTCATCTATGCCGATCGCAAGATCTGGGCCGCCATTGCGCTGCGCAAGGGGCCGAACGTCGTCGGCCCGCTAGGGCTACTGCAATCCTTTGCCGATGGTCTGAAGGTCTTCCTCCAGGAAACGATCATCCCGACGAGCGCGAACAAGGGCCTGTTCCTCCTCGCGCCGATCATCACCTTCACGGTGGCGCTGATCGTCTGGGCGGTAATCCCGTTCCAGGCCGGCGTCGTGCTGGCCAACATCAACGTCGGGCTGCTCTACGTGCTCGCCGCCTCCTCGCTGGGGGTCTATGGCGTGATCATCGCGGGCTGGTCGTCCAACTCGAAATACCCCTTCTATTCGGCGCTGCGCGCGGCGGCCCAGATGGTCAGCTATGAAGTCGCGATCGGCTTTGTCCTCATCTCGGTCGTGCTCTGGTCGGGAACCTTCAACCTCACCGGCATCGTCGAGACGCAGCGCGGCTATTACGGCTTCATCAACGGCCATGGCTTCAATCCGCTGATCTTCCCGATGGCGGTGGTGTTCTTCATTTCGGCGCTCGCGGAAACCGCCCGCGCGCCGTTCGACCTCACCGAAGCGGAATCCGAGCTCGTCGCGGGCTATCAGACCGAATACAGCTCGATGAGCTTCGCGCTGTTCTGGCTCGGCGAATACGCGAACGTCCTCCTGATGTGCGCGCTCAATGCGATCCTGTTCTGGGGTGGGTACCTCCCGCCGTTCGACTGGGAGCCGCTCTATTGGGTGCCCGGGATCATCTGGCTGTTCGCCAAGATCCTGTTCTTCTTCTTCCTGTTCAGCTGGGTGAAGGCGACGGTGCCGCGCTATCGCTACGACCAGCTGATGCGGCTGGGCTGGAAGGTTTTCCTGCCGCTGTCGCTGTTCTTCGTGTTCCTCATCTCGGGCTTTCTGATGCTGACGCGCGTGGGCACCGAATGTGCGCCCAGCGAACGCGTCTACCTCGAGCGCGTGACCGTGCATGGTACGACCTACGCGGCCGACCGGCCGCAATATCCCACCGACGGCATCTGCCGTTCCACGATCGAACCCGGGATAGTGACCCAATGA
- the nuoG gene encoding NADH-quinone oxidoreductase subunit NuoG has translation MPKLTVDGIEVEVPQGATVLQACEAAGKEIPRFCYHERLSIAGNCRMCLVEVKPGPPKPQASCALPAADNQEIRTDSAMVKAAREGVLEFLLINHPLDCPICDQGGECDLQDETMAYGKGWSRYDENKRAVTEKYMGPIVKTIMTRCIHCTRCIRFAEEIAGVEEIGAIYRGEDMQITSYLEKAVTSELSGNVNDLCPVGALTHKPYAFEYRPWELTKTMAIDVMDAVGTNIRIDRRGRAVLRALPRINEDVNEEWAHDKTRYHVDGLGYRRLDRPFVRRDGKLQAASWEEAFDAIAAAAQTAGSSVAAIAGDLVDCETMFAAKALVKALGSDLLESRQTGLAYDVSSLGAVAFNPTIAGVEDADAILLLGTNLRWEAPLINTRVRKAIKRGAKVFAIGPEIDLTYKAEWLGDDLAILGRLPSALTDVFDKAARPLVIVGPGALAKGQGGSLALVDRLKLVRTLEDGTPWNGYGVIHTAAARMGALLLGYAQKGGLADIVGAKPKLAFFLGADEVDFSAFAGSFKVFLGHHGDVGAHHADVILPGAAYAEKHGTFVNLEGRVQRSERAAQAPGDAREDWTILRALSERLGKVLPFDSYGELRAQMSAEVPALAQEGLVRFDWSPPALASEAEGAVTYPIADFYLTNAICRASPTMQRCSAELIHGQDFAEAAE, from the coding sequence ATGCCGAAACTGACCGTCGACGGAATCGAAGTGGAAGTGCCGCAGGGCGCAACCGTGCTCCAGGCCTGCGAGGCCGCGGGGAAGGAAATCCCGCGCTTCTGCTACCATGAGCGGCTGTCGATCGCCGGCAATTGCCGGATGTGCCTGGTCGAAGTGAAGCCCGGGCCGCCCAAGCCGCAGGCAAGCTGCGCGCTCCCCGCCGCGGACAATCAGGAGATCCGCACCGATTCCGCGATGGTGAAGGCGGCGCGCGAAGGCGTGCTCGAGTTTCTGCTGATCAATCATCCGCTCGATTGTCCGATCTGCGATCAGGGCGGTGAGTGCGATCTGCAGGACGAGACCATGGCCTATGGCAAGGGCTGGTCGCGGTACGACGAGAACAAGCGCGCGGTGACCGAGAAATATATGGGTCCGATCGTCAAGACGATCATGACCCGGTGCATCCACTGCACCCGCTGCATCCGCTTCGCCGAGGAAATCGCCGGCGTGGAGGAGATCGGCGCGATCTATCGCGGCGAGGACATGCAGATCACCTCCTATCTCGAAAAGGCAGTGACCAGCGAATTGTCGGGCAACGTCAACGATCTGTGCCCGGTCGGCGCGCTCACGCACAAGCCCTACGCGTTCGAATACCGTCCCTGGGAACTCACTAAGACGATGGCGATCGACGTGATGGATGCGGTCGGCACCAACATCCGCATCGATCGGCGCGGCCGCGCGGTGCTGCGCGCATTGCCGCGCATCAACGAGGACGTGAACGAGGAGTGGGCGCACGACAAGACCCGCTACCATGTCGACGGCCTCGGCTATCGCCGGCTCGACCGGCCATTCGTCCGTCGTGACGGCAAGCTCCAGGCGGCGAGCTGGGAAGAGGCGTTCGATGCGATCGCTGCCGCGGCGCAGACCGCAGGTTCCAGCGTCGCAGCGATTGCGGGTGATCTGGTCGATTGCGAGACGATGTTCGCGGCCAAGGCGCTGGTGAAGGCGCTGGGCTCGGACCTGCTCGAGAGCCGCCAGACCGGGCTTGCCTATGATGTGTCGAGCCTGGGCGCGGTTGCGTTCAATCCGACGATCGCAGGCGTCGAGGACGCGGACGCGATCCTGCTTCTCGGCACCAATCTCCGCTGGGAAGCCCCGCTGATCAACACACGCGTGCGCAAGGCGATCAAGCGGGGAGCCAAGGTGTTCGCGATCGGTCCCGAAATCGATCTCACCTACAAGGCCGAATGGCTGGGCGACGATCTCGCGATTCTCGGCCGGTTGCCGTCCGCACTCACCGACGTATTCGACAAGGCGGCGCGCCCGCTGGTGATCGTCGGCCCCGGCGCCCTCGCAAAGGGGCAGGGAGGCTCGCTCGCGCTGGTCGACCGGCTGAAGCTGGTTCGCACGCTCGAGGACGGCACGCCCTGGAACGGCTATGGCGTGATCCATACCGCCGCGGCGCGGATGGGCGCGCTCCTGCTCGGCTATGCGCAGAAGGGCGGCCTGGCCGACATCGTCGGCGCCAAGCCGAAGCTGGCCTTCTTCCTGGGCGCCGATGAAGTCGATTTCTCCGCCTTCGCGGGCAGCTTCAAGGTTTTCCTCGGCCATCATGGCGATGTCGGCGCACATCATGCCGATGTGATCCTGCCGGGGGCCGCCTATGCCGAGAAGCACGGCACCTTCGTGAATCTCGAAGGGCGCGTTCAGCGCAGCGAACGTGCCGCGCAGGCTCCGGGCGACGCGCGTGAGGACTGGACGATCCTGCGCGCGCTTTCCGAGCGGCTCGGAAAGGTGCTTCCGTTCGACAGCTATGGCGAACTGCGCGCGCAGATGAGCGCCGAGGTTCCCGCGCTGGCGCAGGAGGGGCTGGTGCGGTTCGACTGGAGCCCGCCGGCGCTCGCTTCCGAGGCGGAAGGGGCAGTGACCTATCCGATCGCCGACTTCTACCTGACCAATGCGATCTGCCGCGCGAGCCCGACGATGCAGCGCTGCTCCGCAGAACTGATCCATGGGCAGGATTTCGCGGAGGCCGCAGAGTGA
- the nuoF gene encoding NADH-quinone oxidoreductase subunit NuoF: MTEFTPLADKDRIFTNVYGFQPWGLEAAMRRGDWDNTKALLEIGQDTIIDRVKASGLRGRGGAGFPTGVKWGFMPKEPKPDRPNFLVINADESEPGSCKDREIIRHDPHKLIEGALVAGFAMRARAAYIYIRGEYIREAETLFAAIAEAYDKGLLGKNACGSGYDFDVFAHRGAGAYICGEETAMLESLEGKKGQPRLKPPFPAGAGLYGCPTTVNNVESIAVVPTILRRGAEWFASFGRENNKGTKLFQISGHVNRPCVVEEAMSIPFRELIDRHCGGIRGGWDNLLAVIPGGSSVPLVPAAEIMDAPMDFDGLKALGSGLGTAAIIVMDKSTDIVKAISRISYFYKHESCGQCTPCREGTGWMWRVMERLRTGNADVREIDTLYEVTKQVEGHTICALGDAAAWPIQGLIRHFRPELERRIAERNGGGAPMMEAAE; the protein is encoded by the coding sequence ATGACCGAATTCACGCCCCTCGCGGACAAGGACCGCATCTTCACGAACGTCTACGGTTTCCAGCCCTGGGGGCTCGAAGCCGCGATGCGTCGTGGCGACTGGGACAATACCAAGGCGCTGCTCGAGATCGGGCAGGACACGATCATCGACCGCGTGAAGGCGTCCGGCCTGCGCGGCCGCGGCGGCGCGGGCTTTCCCACGGGGGTGAAGTGGGGCTTCATGCCCAAGGAGCCCAAGCCCGATCGGCCGAACTTCCTCGTCATCAACGCCGACGAGTCCGAGCCGGGCAGCTGCAAGGACCGCGAGATCATCCGCCACGATCCGCACAAGCTGATCGAAGGCGCGCTGGTCGCCGGCTTCGCGATGCGCGCGCGGGCGGCGTACATCTACATCCGCGGCGAATATATCCGCGAGGCCGAAACGCTGTTCGCGGCGATCGCCGAGGCGTACGACAAGGGCCTGCTCGGCAAGAATGCCTGCGGCTCGGGCTATGACTTCGATGTTTTCGCGCATCGCGGTGCCGGCGCCTATATTTGCGGCGAAGAAACCGCGATGCTCGAGAGCCTCGAGGGGAAGAAGGGCCAGCCGCGGCTGAAGCCGCCATTCCCGGCGGGCGCGGGTCTCTACGGTTGTCCGACGACGGTGAACAACGTCGAATCGATCGCAGTGGTGCCGACGATCCTGCGCCGGGGGGCCGAGTGGTTCGCCAGCTTCGGGCGCGAGAACAACAAGGGCACCAAGCTCTTCCAGATCAGCGGCCATGTGAACCGGCCGTGCGTGGTCGAAGAAGCGATGTCGATCCCGTTCCGCGAGCTGATCGATCGCCACTGCGGCGGCATTCGCGGCGGATGGGACAATCTGCTCGCGGTGATCCCGGGCGGCTCGTCGGTGCCGCTCGTGCCGGCCGCCGAGATCATGGATGCGCCGATGGATTTCGATGGGCTGAAGGCGCTGGGATCGGGCCTCGGCACGGCGGCCATCATCGTGATGGACAAGTCGACCGACATCGTGAAGGCGATCAGCCGGATCAGCTATTTCTACAAGCATGAGAGCTGCGGCCAGTGCACGCCCTGCCGCGAGGGCACCGGCTGGATGTGGCGCGTGATGGAGCGGCTGCGCACCGGCAACGCCGATGTGCGCGAGATCGACACCCTCTACGAAGTGACCAAGCAGGTTGAAGGCCACACCATCTGCGCGCTGGGCGATGCGGCGGCGTGGCCGATCCAGGGATTGATCCGCCATTTCCGGCCCGAGCTGGAGCGGCGCATCGCGGAACGCAACGGCGGCGGCGCGCCGATGATGGAGGCGGCGGAATGA
- a CDS encoding complex I 24 kDa subunit family protein, with translation MADAKIIPDTPEIRARWGRFAWTEANAAKAKEIRARYPEGRQQSCTIPYLDLAQRQVGAETNTQGWLPVPVMEFVARELDLPYVRVLEVATFYTMFNLVPVGRHHVQVCGTTPCWLRGSDEVFAACKSKGMVKGGTTPDGLFTLTEVECMGNCANAPMVQINDDNYEDLDYDSTVAILDALAKGERPKPGSQNPQRHTSEPEGGPTTLTAMVDENHDYRGEWA, from the coding sequence ATGGCGGATGCGAAGATCATTCCCGATACTCCGGAGATCCGGGCGCGGTGGGGAAGGTTCGCCTGGACCGAGGCGAACGCCGCCAAGGCGAAGGAAATCCGCGCGCGCTATCCCGAGGGGCGCCAGCAGAGCTGCACTATTCCCTATCTTGATCTGGCGCAGCGGCAGGTCGGGGCGGAGACGAACACCCAGGGCTGGCTGCCGGTCCCGGTGATGGAATTCGTCGCGCGCGAGCTGGACCTGCCCTATGTGCGGGTGCTCGAGGTCGCGACCTTCTACACCATGTTCAATCTCGTGCCGGTCGGCCGCCACCATGTGCAGGTGTGCGGAACGACGCCGTGCTGGCTCCGCGGTTCGGACGAAGTCTTCGCGGCGTGCAAGTCGAAGGGCATGGTCAAGGGCGGAACCACGCCGGACGGGCTGTTCACGCTTACCGAAGTCGAGTGCATGGGCAATTGCGCCAACGCGCCGATGGTCCAGATCAACGACGATAATTACGAGGATCTCGATTACGACAGCACCGTCGCGATCCTTGATGCGCTCGCGAAGGGGGAGCGGCCGAAGCCCGGCTCACAGAACCCGCAGCGCCATACGAGCGAGCCCGAGGGCGGGCCGACCACGCTGACCGCCATGGTTGATGAAAACCACGATTATCGGGGAGAATGGGCATGA
- a CDS encoding NADH-quinone oxidoreductase subunit D produces the protein MTDTVDKMMERAPEKDSATGDVAIANYTINFGPQHPAAHGVLRLVLELDGEIVERVDPHVGLLHRGTEKLIEYKTYTQALPYMDRLDYCSPMCMEHSFVLAVEKLLDLEVPLRAQYLRVFFAELTRISNHMLNLGSHVMDVGAMTPNLWMFELREDCLNFFERVSGARMHSNYFRVGGVHQDAPLKLLADIGEWLDTRLPRLFEDAISLVAENRIFKQRNVDIAVVSRDDAIRWGFSGPMIRAAGIPWDIRKSQPYDVYDRMEFDIPVGTRGDCYDRFMVRVEEVRQSARIMKQCLAEMPEGPVMTLDRKVGPPKRGEMKHSMEALIHHFKLYTEGYHVPAGDVYVATESPKGEFGIYMVADGTNKPYRCKIRPTAFSHLQAMDFMSRGHMLADTTAILGAMDIVFGECDR, from the coding sequence ATGACCGACACCGTCGACAAGATGATGGAGCGCGCGCCGGAGAAGGACTCGGCGACCGGCGACGTCGCAATCGCCAACTACACGATCAACTTCGGCCCGCAGCATCCGGCCGCGCACGGCGTGCTGCGGCTGGTGCTCGAGCTGGACGGCGAGATCGTCGAGCGTGTCGATCCGCATGTCGGACTGCTGCATCGCGGCACCGAAAAGCTGATCGAGTACAAGACCTACACTCAGGCGCTCCCCTATATGGACCGCCTCGATTATTGCTCGCCGATGTGCATGGAGCACAGCTTCGTGCTCGCGGTGGAAAAGCTGCTCGACCTCGAGGTGCCGCTGCGCGCGCAGTATCTGCGTGTGTTCTTCGCCGAGCTGACGCGCATCTCGAACCACATGCTGAACCTCGGTTCGCACGTCATGGACGTCGGCGCGATGACGCCAAACCTGTGGATGTTCGAGCTGCGCGAGGATTGCCTCAACTTCTTCGAGCGCGTTTCGGGCGCGCGGATGCACTCCAACTATTTCCGTGTCGGCGGCGTGCATCAGGATGCTCCGCTCAAGCTGCTGGCCGACATCGGCGAGTGGCTCGACACGCGGCTGCCCCGGCTGTTCGAGGATGCGATCAGCCTGGTCGCTGAAAACCGGATCTTCAAGCAGCGCAACGTCGATATCGCCGTGGTCAGCCGCGACGATGCGATCCGCTGGGGCTTTTCCGGGCCGATGATCCGTGCCGCCGGCATTCCGTGGGACATCCGCAAGTCGCAGCCCTACGACGTGTACGACCGGATGGAGTTCGACATCCCCGTCGGCACGCGCGGCGACTGCTACGACCGGTTCATGGTCCGGGTCGAGGAAGTGCGCCAGTCCGCGCGGATCATGAAACAGTGCCTCGCCGAGATGCCCGAGGGGCCGGTGATGACGCTGGACCGCAAGGTCGGGCCGCCCAAGCGCGGTGAGATGAAGCACTCGATGGAGGCGCTCATCCACCACTTCAAGCTCTATACAGAGGGCTATCACGTGCCTGCCGGCGACGTGTATGTCGCGACCGAGAGCCCGAAGGGCGAGTTCGGCATCTACATGGTGGCCGACGGCACCAACAAGCCGTACCGCTGCAAGATCCGCCCGACCGCGTTCAGCCATCTTCAGGCGATGGACTTCATGAGCCGCGGCCACATGCTGGCCGACACCACGGCGATCCTCGGCGCGATGGATATCGTGTTCGGCGAGTGCGACCGGTGA
- a CDS encoding NADH-quinone oxidoreductase subunit C: MRASAPRYPAVEVASFDSLIEAGLVREVRAAVGELSFHVDRDKLIPAMEALREEHGYQQLMEIAGVDYPDRPERFELVYCLLSLTRNHRIKVKVATDEVQPVPSVTGIWPVAGWLEREVYDMYGVLFEGNTDLRRILTDYGFVGHPQRKDFPLTGYVELRYSEEAKRVVYQPVELAQDFRNFDFMSPWEGAQYVLPGDEKSEGAVPEAKGAPTPLKAETIVKADEAADRDVKPQAREVKTTESTAQTGAGEPNPGNQPQDKPKDPDVVPTKEGGQNE, translated from the coding sequence GTGAGGGCCTCCGCACCCCGCTATCCCGCCGTCGAGGTGGCTTCGTTCGACTCGCTGATCGAGGCGGGTCTCGTTCGTGAGGTCCGTGCGGCGGTGGGCGAGCTGTCGTTCCACGTCGACCGCGACAAGCTGATCCCTGCGATGGAAGCGCTGCGCGAGGAGCATGGCTATCAGCAACTGATGGAAATCGCGGGGGTGGACTATCCGGATCGCCCCGAGCGGTTCGAGCTGGTCTATTGTCTGCTCAGCCTCACGCGCAATCACCGCATCAAGGTGAAGGTCGCCACCGACGAGGTGCAGCCCGTGCCCAGCGTGACCGGCATCTGGCCCGTCGCCGGCTGGCTCGAGCGCGAAGTCTATGACATGTACGGCGTGCTGTTCGAGGGGAACACCGATCTGCGGCGTATCCTCACCGATTATGGCTTCGTCGGCCATCCGCAGCGCAAGGACTTCCCGCTCACCGGCTATGTCGAGCTGCGCTATTCGGAAGAGGCCAAGCGCGTCGTCTATCAGCCGGTCGAGCTGGCGCAGGATTTCCGCAACTTCGACTTCATGAGCCCGTGGGAAGGCGCGCAATATGTGCTGCCGGGCGACGAGAAGAGCGAAGGTGCCGTTCCCGAGGCAAAGGGTGCGCCGACGCCGCTCAAGGCCGAGACGATCGTGAAGGCCGACGAGGCGGCCGACAGGGACGTCAAGCCACAGGCCAGGGAAGTGAAGACCACCGAGAGCACGGCGCAGACCGGCGCAGGCGAGCCCAATCCGGGCAACCAGCCGCAGGACAAGCCCAAGGACCCTGATGTGGTGCCCACCAAGGAAGGCGGGCAGAACGAATGA
- a CDS encoding NuoB/complex I 20 kDa subunit family protein → MEEGSAGLGVDLTAAPPPGTAPDPQFYNDLNAELGDKGFLVTSTEELFQWARTGSLWWMTFGLACCAVEMIHVNMPRYDMERFGAAPRASPRQSDVMIVAGTLCNKMAPALRRVYDQMSAPRYVISMGSCANGGGYYHYSYSVVRGCDRIVPVDIYVPGCPPTAEALLYGVMQLQRKIRRVGTIER, encoded by the coding sequence ATGGAAGAAGGGAGCGCTGGATTGGGAGTAGATCTCACTGCGGCTCCGCCGCCGGGAACGGCGCCCGACCCGCAATTCTACAATGATCTGAACGCCGAGCTGGGCGACAAGGGATTCCTTGTCACTTCGACCGAAGAGCTGTTCCAGTGGGCGCGTACCGGCTCGCTGTGGTGGATGACCTTCGGCCTGGCCTGCTGCGCGGTCGAGATGATCCACGTCAACATGCCACGCTACGACATGGAGCGGTTCGGCGCGGCGCCGCGTGCGTCTCCGCGCCAGTCGGACGTGATGATCGTGGCGGGGACGCTCTGCAACAAAATGGCGCCCGCGTTGCGTCGCGTGTACGATCAGATGTCGGCACCGCGCTATGTGATCTCGATGGGCAGCTGCGCGAACGGCGGCGGCTATTATCACTATAGCTACAGCGTCGTGCGCGGGTGCGATCGGATCGTACCGGTGGACATCTATGTTCCCGGCTGCCCGCCGACCGCCGAGGCGTTGCTCTATGGCGTGATGCAGCTGCAACGGAAGATCCGCCGCGTCGGGACGATCGAACGGTGA
- the ndhC gene encoding NADH-quinone oxidoreductase subunit A, protein MVDLIQYLPILLFLGVALVLSAAFVFLPMLVARLTGAHQPYPEKLAEYECGFPAFEDSRSQFDVRFYLVAILFIVFDLEAAFLFPWAVSVFDLGWVAWISMMIFIAELALGLVYAWKKGALDWE, encoded by the coding sequence TTGGTCGATCTGATCCAATATCTGCCGATTCTCCTGTTCCTGGGGGTGGCGCTCGTCCTGTCGGCAGCATTCGTGTTTCTGCCGATGCTCGTCGCGCGGCTGACCGGGGCGCATCAGCCCTATCCCGAGAAGCTTGCCGAATATGAGTGCGGTTTTCCCGCGTTCGAGGATTCGCGCAGCCAGTTCGACGTGCGCTTCTATCTCGTCGCGATCCTGTTCATCGTCTTCGATCTCGAGGCGGCGTTCCTGTTTCCCTGGGCCGTCTCGGTTTTCGATCTCGGCTGGGTGGCCTGGATCTCGATGATGATCTTCATCGCCGAGCTCGCGCTCGGCCTCGTCTATGCATGGAAGAAGGGAGCGCTGGATTGGGAGTAG
- a CDS encoding inositol monophosphatase family protein, whose product MVSHSGLITVIERAARKAGPRLRRDFNEVQHLQVSRKGPADFVSMADRRAEDTLIEELRKARPDWGFLVEERGEIEGDPDKPRWIIDPLDGTSNFLHGIPHFCMSIAVEDPRGSQGKPEVTHGYIYQPITDESFWAEKGRGAWLQDQRLRVSARRHLDEALIATGIPFLGHGNFAEWSRIFGAVAPEVAGIRRFGSAALDLAWVAAGRFDGFWESDLKPWDVQAGMLLVKEAGGFVTDYRGQDLALQRNQYLAANDALHSKLHKLVAGALRTA is encoded by the coding sequence TTGGTAAGTCACTCCGGCCTCATCACCGTCATCGAGCGCGCTGCGCGCAAGGCGGGGCCGCGGCTGCGGCGCGACTTCAACGAAGTCCAGCATCTCCAGGTGAGCCGCAAGGGCCCTGCGGATTTCGTGTCGATGGCGGATCGCCGGGCAGAGGACACGCTGATCGAGGAACTGCGCAAAGCGCGGCCCGATTGGGGCTTCCTCGTCGAGGAGCGCGGCGAGATCGAAGGCGATCCGGACAAGCCGCGCTGGATCATCGATCCGCTCGACGGCACTTCGAACTTCCTCCACGGCATCCCGCACTTCTGCATGTCGATCGCAGTGGAAGATCCGCGCGGTTCGCAGGGCAAGCCCGAGGTGACGCACGGCTATATCTATCAGCCGATCACCGACGAGAGCTTCTGGGCCGAGAAAGGCCGGGGAGCTTGGCTTCAGGACCAGCGGCTCCGCGTTTCCGCTCGGCGCCACCTCGACGAGGCACTGATCGCAACCGGCATTCCGTTCCTTGGCCATGGCAATTTCGCCGAGTGGAGCCGGATCTTCGGCGCGGTCGCGCCCGAGGTCGCCGGCATCCGGCGGTTCGGATCGGCGGCGCTCGATCTCGCCTGGGTGGCTGCGGGCCGGTTCGACGGCTTCTGGGAAAGCGATCTGAAGCCTTGGGACGTGCAGGCGGGCATGCTGCTGGTCAAGGAAGCAGGCGGCTTCGTCACTGACTATCGCGGGCAGGACCTGGCGCTCCAGCGCAACCAGTATCTCGCCGCGAACGACGCGCTTCATTCCAAGCTGCACAAGCTGGTCGCCGGAGCCCTGCGCACCGCCTGA